The following are from one region of the Sorghum bicolor cultivar BTx623 chromosome 2, Sorghum_bicolor_NCBIv3, whole genome shotgun sequence genome:
- the LOC8065464 gene encoding protein SAWADEE HOMEODOMAIN HOMOLOG 2 isoform X1: protein MGRPPSTTGAPAFRFLPSEVAEMEARLQQLNNGIPSRGVLQTLADKFSASPERAGKVAIQPKQVWNWFQNRRYSHRAKSTRAVPSPPAKMTPSGADHHQHAANASAFRAAQPSSVAAAHHGASPTGKNPVEGVSVEFEAKSARDGAWYDVAAFLSQRLFETGEPEVRVRFSGFGAEEDEWINVRKCVRQRSLPCEATECVAVLPGDLILCFQEGKEQALYFDARVLDAQRRRHDVRGCRCRFLVRYDHDSSEAFFYLATITGEARLPKEIVPLRKVCRRPDTDYRLQILHAARVAATNADIHTPPKEIKVELTSNDKSPTEQKPQKQHKMMDVNTDEVTMVSTLEQDETQGKTVAPLPSSTVETRNSSSDAVMKDAEASSVVEDDDEVQVVDKMKEG, encoded by the exons ATGGGTCGTCCGCCGAGCACCACCGGTGCTCCGGCGTTCCGCTTCCTCCCGTCCGAGGTGGCGGAGATGGAGGCCCGCCTGCAGCAGCTCAACAACGGCATCCCTTCCCGCGGCGTGCTCCAGACCCTCGCCGATAAGTTCTCCGCCTCGCCTGAGCGCGCCGGCAAGGTGGCCATCCAGCCCAAGCAG GTGTGGAACTGGTTTCAGAACAGGCGCTACTCGCACCGTGCCAAGTCCACCAGGGCCGTGCCGTCGCCGCCGGCTAAGATGACGCCCTCGGGGGCCGATCACCACCAGCACGCCGCCAACGCCTCCGCCTTCAGGGCCGCTCAGCCCTCTTCTGTCGCTGCTGCTCACCATGGCGCCTCCCCAACAG GGAAGAACCCTGTGGAAGGTGTCTCGGTTGAGTTTGAGGCCAAGTCAGCCCGTGATGGTGCATG GTATGATGTTGCTGCCTTTCTGTCACAAAGGTTGTTTGAAACTGGTGAACCG GAAGTGCGGGTTCGTTTTTCTGGATTTGGGGCTGAGGAGGATGAATGGATCAACGTTCGCAAATGTGTGCGACAACGTTCTCTTCCATGCGAGGCCACAGAATGTGTTGCTGTGCTTCCTGGGGACCTCATTCTTTGTTTTCAG GAAGGTAAAGAGCAGGCTCTCTATTTTGATGCTCGTGTCCTTGATGCTCAAAGGAGAAGGCATGATGTTAGAGGCTGCCGTTGTAGATTTCTTGTTCGCTATGATCATGATTCTTCTGAG GCGTTTTTCTATTTGGCCACAATAACAGGCGAGGCCAGATTACCGAAG GAAATTGTTCCACTGAGGAAGGTGTGCCGCCGACCAGATACTGACTACAGGCTTCAGATTCTGCATGCTGCTAGAGTGGCAGCCACGAATGCAGATATTCACACTCCACCCAAAGAGATTAAAGTGGAGTTGACATCCAATGATAAAAGCCCAACCGAGCAGAAACCCCAGAAGCAGCACAAGATGATGGACGTGAATACTGATGAGGTGACCATGGTGTCCACCTTGGAACAAGACGAGACACAAGGCAAGACTGTCGCCCCCTTACCGTCATCAACTGTAGAAACCCGCAATTCAAGTTCAGATGCGGTGATGAAGGATGCGGAGGCTTCCTCGGTGGTTGAAGATGACGACGAAGTTCAGGTGGTTGACAAGATGAAAGAgggctag
- the LOC8065464 gene encoding protein SAWADEE HOMEODOMAIN HOMOLOG 2 isoform X2: MGRPPSTTGAPAFRFLPSEVAEMEARLQQLNNGIPSRGVLQTLADKFSASPERAGKVAIQPKQVWNWFQNRRYSHRAKSTRAVPSPPAKMTPSGADHHQHAANASAFRAAQPSSVAAAHHGASPTGKNPVEGVSVEFEAKSARDGAWYDVAAFLSQRLFETGEPEVRVRFSGFGAEEDEWINVRKCVRQRSLPCEATECVAVLPGDLILCFQEGKEQALYFDARVLDAQRRRHDVRGCRCRFLVRYDHDSSEEIVPLRKVCRRPDTDYRLQILHAARVAATNADIHTPPKEIKVELTSNDKSPTEQKPQKQHKMMDVNTDEVTMVSTLEQDETQGKTVAPLPSSTVETRNSSSDAVMKDAEASSVVEDDDEVQVVDKMKEG; encoded by the exons ATGGGTCGTCCGCCGAGCACCACCGGTGCTCCGGCGTTCCGCTTCCTCCCGTCCGAGGTGGCGGAGATGGAGGCCCGCCTGCAGCAGCTCAACAACGGCATCCCTTCCCGCGGCGTGCTCCAGACCCTCGCCGATAAGTTCTCCGCCTCGCCTGAGCGCGCCGGCAAGGTGGCCATCCAGCCCAAGCAG GTGTGGAACTGGTTTCAGAACAGGCGCTACTCGCACCGTGCCAAGTCCACCAGGGCCGTGCCGTCGCCGCCGGCTAAGATGACGCCCTCGGGGGCCGATCACCACCAGCACGCCGCCAACGCCTCCGCCTTCAGGGCCGCTCAGCCCTCTTCTGTCGCTGCTGCTCACCATGGCGCCTCCCCAACAG GGAAGAACCCTGTGGAAGGTGTCTCGGTTGAGTTTGAGGCCAAGTCAGCCCGTGATGGTGCATG GTATGATGTTGCTGCCTTTCTGTCACAAAGGTTGTTTGAAACTGGTGAACCG GAAGTGCGGGTTCGTTTTTCTGGATTTGGGGCTGAGGAGGATGAATGGATCAACGTTCGCAAATGTGTGCGACAACGTTCTCTTCCATGCGAGGCCACAGAATGTGTTGCTGTGCTTCCTGGGGACCTCATTCTTTGTTTTCAG GAAGGTAAAGAGCAGGCTCTCTATTTTGATGCTCGTGTCCTTGATGCTCAAAGGAGAAGGCATGATGTTAGAGGCTGCCGTTGTAGATTTCTTGTTCGCTATGATCATGATTCTTCTGAG GAAATTGTTCCACTGAGGAAGGTGTGCCGCCGACCAGATACTGACTACAGGCTTCAGATTCTGCATGCTGCTAGAGTGGCAGCCACGAATGCAGATATTCACACTCCACCCAAAGAGATTAAAGTGGAGTTGACATCCAATGATAAAAGCCCAACCGAGCAGAAACCCCAGAAGCAGCACAAGATGATGGACGTGAATACTGATGAGGTGACCATGGTGTCCACCTTGGAACAAGACGAGACACAAGGCAAGACTGTCGCCCCCTTACCGTCATCAACTGTAGAAACCCGCAATTCAAGTTCAGATGCGGTGATGAAGGATGCGGAGGCTTCCTCGGTGGTTGAAGATGACGACGAAGTTCAGGTGGTTGACAAGATGAAAGAgggctag